The genomic segment ATCTTCAGAACCATCTGTTAGCCCCATCTGCCTTTCCAGCTATCATCCCTTCCACACTAAAAATCAGGAAATATGTAGTCTACAACCAATGTACTGATTTTCCCTCCTCTAGGTCTGTCTTATCTTCCTTCCAGATGGGCTTCTAACTTTTTTCCACTCTACCGAAACTGGTTTCATTTTGGTCTTCAGTTACCTCTTCCTGGCCAAACCTCTGGGCTTCTATTCTATCCTCATCCTAGAGCTGCAGCTCAACCCCTCCTTCCTGACATCTTATCCTCAGCAGGGTTTTGAGATACTATCTTTTCTCCTCTGTGTTTTTTGGTGGGGCCAGCTCTTCCCCTGGCTTtggtgggggttccccagggcttTCTCTTTGCTCTTTCCATTAGTTTTAGCCATCGTCTGTATTGCTGATAACTCACAAATCTCTTTCTACCACTGGCCTGTCTCCTATCCAATCCCACATTTCAATTGTCTGATGTCCTCATAGGCATCAAGaggttaaatacattaaaggttatAAGGTGCTCAGATAAGTACTCGCCTGGCTTCCATCACTGTACTAAGACAGATCTTAAATTGAATATAGACAAAAACTGAACTTGTCTTCCCACTTTTTCTATCACTGTTCACAACACCATCCTCCCAGTCACTCAGGCTTACAATCTGAGGGGTATATTTTTACTCCTTTTCCCTTACCCCACACTTGCAAGACATTCCAAATCTTGATGCTACTTCCTTCATTCTGTcctttgctttcccccacccagccacGTCTCTTGTTCAGGCCTCATTATAGCCTGCCTTGTTGCCTGCAGTATCTTCCCTCTTCACCCCAATGTCTCTCTCACTCATCCACTCCCTTCAGTCTGTATAAAATGCTGCTGCTAAACTCCTCTTTCTTGCCTGTCTGATCATGTAACTCCTCCCTTTCTTCAGTCCCTCAGTTGGCTTCCCAGCCAATATCTGCTGCTTGTCACCACCTTCAAAAGTCTACATAGCTTTGTCTCTTCCCAACTTTCCTACCCCTGCCGCTCCACTATTGCTGCCCAATCTCATCCACCTGTTTGTCAGATTTATACAATCACCACCTGGCCTTCTTTCCTACAGCTCATCCTTGTCCACCTTTGAGTTTGTCTTAAACTCACTTCTGCTGCACTGCCTTTAAGGAATCTCATTGATTTGTACATTATAAGCTGCCTCTTTTAATTCCCCTTTCCCTGACTATCTCTACAGCGGGAGcatctcagggcagggactgttctcCTTAAGCATTACCCAGCACACAATGAAAAGTACTGCAAATAATTAGGAATAAAGCCAAAAAGTTGGGCTACAGGTGATGTAGTGACAGTGTTATACAAACACCAGCCATTCTGGGTACAGCACCAAGTCAGCAACATGGACTTTAGGGACCGCTTTTAGTGAGAGGGGGAATGTTggccaggggctggctggggcttATCCCTCACAGCGTATTTACATTCACATTCTCCTATAggacagacctgaagaagagctctgtggaagtgCAAAAGTCtgtaaccaacagaagttggttcaataaaagctcCCTCTCTCTCATATCTTGAGACAGagagctacaacactgcatgcgTATTCTTTGGCAGAAGTCCTAAGATCTTCAAGTTGCCCCCTAGGACTTGGATATGTGACTATGAGTCCAAGAAGATTTCATAAGATAGGACTGAATTCAGTGAAACCTCCTAGAATGAAACGCAGGTTTACTGACTATTTAACAAGCAGCTTTTGGCCTCCTGAAAGATTATTTCCCTCCATTCACCCAGAGGACATTGCTCACACCTGTACAGGGAGTCGGATCTTTGACGTTATGCTGCTTCCCGTTTCTGTCTCCTCCTGAATTTCAATTTCATCCCAGTTGGTGGCCGTAGCTAAGATAGAGCCAGCTGCATCTAGCAGCAAAGTTTTGGTGAAACGGTGAACCAGGACCTAGAagggaaaaatacaaatattcagtAACAGGCCAATGCAGGTACTGGGGTCAGGCAGTCTATTTATGGCTCCCTTATGTTTTTCACTTAGTGAATCTGCTGAGGAGACTGAGGTGGGCAAAGTATTTTCCATTTGTCTTTAAGAGCGTTGCACCAAGGGGATCTGGCACCTCAGAGTGTGACTATTTCAGAGCCATAGCTCAGCCACAGTCATTGGAAACTGATTAGATACCCTAATTCTAGTAGTGGCAGCGTTCTAATGAATGGAAAGTCTCTGAAGAACCAGAACTACAAGCAGAGTGGTGGCTGTGGGCAGCTGTGAAAGAGAAAGCTAAACAGGAAAGGAGTGCGCCCAAAGAAAACGGGCTACTTACTTTTATAACAGTTGAGCTCCAAATCTGATATGCAAACAGGCTCTGTTGCAGGAGTTGTTCTTTCACTTCCTGCCACTTGGCCTGCATGGGATTCACCTCCTGGactttccctttccccagcttTTTAAAAGACCGGGTCTCCCTCATTACATTCTCTGTGCTGCCTGATTTACCcagaatgcactgcttcaggtgaGGACACAGTTCACCTAGTGACTGACACAGTCTTGCCATGAAGAGGACGGTATTAAGTTTGGCATCGTTCAGAGCGTCTGTGTGTCCTTTCAGCTTGTCCTCAGCACTCTGCAGCTCTTCTCTAACACAGCCCAAGACATACTGGATGCAGGTAATGCAGTGATCACGGAGCAGCTCTTCTACGGTGCCAGCATCAGCATATCTATCAAAAGCAGAGTTCCTGGACTGCACGCCCAATATCTCTTTGGGTGTGGAAGAGTCAGAGGGCAGGTAGGACAGAAGGTCATCCAGTTTGGCCTTCAGTTTGGTATCCAAGGCAGAACAGAAGCTCTGCACGCAGGGAGTGAGAGCCTGGGCCTTCATAGACAGGCCACTCTTTGCAAATTGGCTGCGGTTTGCCACGTTGACCCAGGCAGCATCAGAAGGCATGTCACTGGGGCTCTCTGACCACAGAAACAAAGCCATGTTGTGTTCAAATTGGATGTGCTTGCTGGGGGTGGAGGTACTGGACTTGACTTCAAGCTCCTGTAGAGCTAAGATAAGAAGCTGTTTCGAACTGCTGGAGATGGAGTCAAATCCTTCCTTCGTCagagtctggaaaagagaactTTCCTTTCTCAGGTCTCAGCGGCTGCCACATCACCCATTTTAAGAGTGCCTCTATGGCTGCTGAAAGGTACTGTGGGCGGCCCTGGAGAGCAAAGACCTCTCTCCCCAGACAGTACCGCAAGAGGAgcagctgtgcaagcttccccatgcagcaccagccttcccctcccccgccacactgttccctctaagctgtgcacgtgtgcgcgcgcacacagatcctaaaccctgcacaCACGGTGAAGCACCGCGCACACAAAAATttacacagaagaaattttttgcgcacatggcctgtcaaaaaattagagggaacattgcccccCACCCAGCTAATGTATGCCCCTCATGACCtgttctctgctgagactgccaggcTAGGGAAGCAGACAGCACTTAAACACTGCCAAAGTCAGCCTGGTTAAGCCCCGACAGCATCTCACCTGTAACCTGTCCAAGAAAAGCTGGCGCAGCAAGTCCTCCCAGAAGGAGATGGGCTTGTCCAAGAGTCGATGACACACTGTGTCCCAGTTCTGGCTCATGGACTCACCAGTGAGCAGCTCCCACACAGCGTCACGGATGCCGGCTAGGCCTTTCAGGCTCTTCACGTAGCCCAGCAGAGTGATAAGCCCAGATTTGATATCTTCGTTACACCTGAAAGCAATATTCACTTCGGTCCCATTCCCTCGTATCACAGCTCCAGGCAATGCAGCAGAGAACTTTTACTTTACTGTTCTAGGCTGGACTACAAAGGGATTCTTATTGCTTTGTGAAAGGATGCAGCCAGGAGACCCGTGGCAGGGCTGAAAATGACCTAGGCAGTTTACCTGCCACCTCACGGTGATCCAGCCGCTTGCATTCCTGGCCTTGTTGACCCACATGTTGCGTCATCCCCAGGAACTACTAGAAGCACATCATGCTCCCCTACGGGGTCCCTGCCCATGTATCTCAGCGCCCTGGACCACAGGCAAGGAGCGCTGTACCCGGGTTGGGCAAAGACCATCACCTTACTCTGTGACAACTCCCCACTAGCCACCCTAGCGTACGTGGGCCCCTGACGGAGGTGCTCTTTGGAGAATAAAAtggggcagctgggcagggagaagTTTGGGGGTAGGAATTCCTCTCAACCAAAGAAGGCTTCAAACTTCAGTCTGACTGCAGCTAAGAGCTACCGTTTGCTTACGCTTTCATGCATTTCACAGGTAGAGGGCAGAGTCACATGGGGCTGACGGAGCCACTACATAAGGAAAGGGAGGCCTGACTGTTACTCTCCTCTtagcaaggcatgctgggaaaggggaggagcctGGGACCTTTATAGTGTAGGCTCTGCCAGCTCTCTCGCACAGTGCTCAGGAGGACAGCAGGAAGAAAAGAGATGCTGGAATGAGAACAACCCCAGGAAGGAAAAACCGAAGAGTACAGGTAAGCACCTAGAGGCATTTTTCTATTTGGATAAGAGTTTGGGGGACTTTATTTTCGGTAATACTGCAGGGACGCTAGACACAGATCACTCAGCATTGCAGGGAAGTGCTCCGGTTATAATCTGCTGCCTTACTGATGTATTGAACAACCTGGCTTTCAAGAGAGCGTTTAGTCTGTATAATCCCTTATCTCAGCATCTCTGTGGCGGACACGGGCATCCTGATACGCTTCTATGGGGATAACAGGCAGGTGAGTAGACTTGGCTCCATTTTACAACCCCCGGCCAAGGACTGCTGTTGAGCTGCTTAGGTgctgcagaagcactctatgcTGCTAGACAGATCTAGTGGTGTCTGACGGCGCCTCACTCCCTTTCACTAGAGGAGGAATACAGTGACAGAACAAGTACTGTCCTAATCCATCCCTTAGAAGAAGCTCCCTCTATACACTCACATGTTAATCCACTTCTGAAGAGTCTCTCTCAGGTAGTCCTGGCTGATTGGATGTGCCAGGGTTCGGAGGGTTGGCTGGAACTCTACAATGGACAGTGGTAGATATTTGAACCAGCTGCTCAGCTGCATCTCCTCTTTCAAAACTTTGATGCCTTTACCTAGAAGAATTGTGCCGCATGAGTGGGGTGGGTTCAGTGGGGTCTTGACTAAGCCCTAGTTGTATGAGGAACATGCACAAATGACCATGAGATAGTGAAGCCAATCCCAAACCTCATTGCCTGAGCAAGCTGCTCACCTGCCGGATCCTGGCCTGTTGTGGTCTCCAGCATTGAAAAGAGcaagctgcagggcagggtcGGATCTGAGGGCACCCCTTCAGGCAGAGTGTAAAACAGGGCATGAGCTTGGTACAAGGTGGTGGTTAGCAACTCCATCAACGAACACACCTGAGCTTTTATTCCCGcacctaaaaagaaaagtttcttaATAGAGGCAGCAGCCCTAACCTTCCTCATTAAAGCAGTCCCATAATAAGAACAATGCTGGTCAGAAAGGACAAACATTTTTCCAAGGCAGATGtgtatttacagtgaaaataccAGCTATCTGTTCCTATAGATAATGGAGATGGGCCAAGCATGGGGTAACTTATACATACAGCAAAGCAGAGTTATTGTGATGGATCAGTTTGGTTCAGAGGTACTTCTGTAGCTATCACCCCCATCTTGTGATAAAGGAGTCTCCTGCAAGCTATCCTGTTTGGCCACTACTGTTTTTAAAAGACCAAGGGAAATAATTAGCTGTGTGTTAACCCTGATTCAATGCAGCAAAGTTCCCATGGAAGCTACAAAATAGGACAAACCCCATTCCACTCAGTTTCTGCTCTTTCCTTGAGATGGGAAAGAGACCTTAGAGCTTCCTTTAACATTAGTTCAGGAGCGAAGCCAGTTGTACTGACCGTGATGTGGCTGGTTCAgaagctgctgaacagctgactTCCTGGCCAGCAGGAAGTCTGTCAGGGCTTGGCGTGGAGAGCTGTCCTCCAAAAGCATGATGGAGCATAAGGCCTCTGCCACTGCTTGGTCAGAAACGGCCTGGCATTTTAGCAGCGATTTGCTTTCATGTAGTATGGTGGATCTAATAAGGAAACAAGTCAGATGCAGTCACCAGGTGTTGAacagggttgccagctttctaactGCTGAGAACCAGACCCCCGAGGCCCTGTCTCCTGCTCGCGCCTCTCCACAGACACCCCCGTCGTCACTCACTGCTCTCCCTGTCGCCCGGAGCTGGATCCTCTCCACGTCCCTCCCTCCACCGCCAGCTGGGCTCTCTTtactctggggctgcagcctgatgCGGAGCCTGCCTGTCCATGAGATGCAAGTAGGAGGTGGCCCCGGCGGAGCAAGAGACTAAATCGAACATATGGGAAATCGAAGCTTCCCAGTCTTTTTCATATCCATGGGTGGAATCAACAGGAGTCACCTACGAGGCACCTAGGGCAGCCGATCGTCTGGCTCAGTCCTGGAACCTGACCGCATCAACCCTTCCTACCCCAGTGGCTGTAAAGTATGAGGTGGAACAGTGCAATCTTAAAAGGGTGGTTTAAATTCCATGATCCTGCCAGCTTGGTAAACTAACACTGCTTACATTCTTACTCTAGTACACAGCATTTTGAACCTTTCAAAGTAATAACCCTCCACCAGGAAACTGCCAAAGGTGTCCAAGCTAATTCAGCCATCCAATTGGAATGGACTGT from the Chelonia mydas isolate rCheMyd1 chromosome 14, rCheMyd1.pri.v2, whole genome shotgun sequence genome contains:
- the COG1 gene encoding conserved oligomeric Golgi complex subunit 1 isoform X1, giving the protein MAPSVAPSARKCRCPSRSRRRHPPDTSRAKGRSLASRDGRWPPRVAPKMAAAAAGPGLPRGTEAAALFEAHTTAELREVERRLRAGIEQKREELRQMVGERYRDLIEAADTIAEMRLSAEHLLGAVRGLQRGAPGPRGARGAQTMLHSQEKFYGTAAQIKLLLEIPEKIWSAMEASQYLRATHLYLLCCHLHSLLQLDSSSSRYSPILARFPILVRQVAAASHFRSTILHESKSLLKCQAVSDQAVAEALCSIMLLEDSSPRQALTDFLLARKSAVQQLLNQPHHGAGIKAQVCSLMELLTTTLYQAHALFYTLPEGVPSDPTLPCSLLFSMLETTTGQDPAGKGIKVLKEEMQLSSWFKYLPLSIVEFQPTLRTLAHPISQDYLRETLQKWINMCNEDIKSGLITLLGYVKSLKGLAGIRDAVWELLTGESMSQNWDTVCHRLLDKPISFWEDLLRQLFLDRLQTLTKEGFDSISSSSKQLLILALQELEVKSSTSTPSKHIQFEHNMALFLWSESPSDMPSDAAWVNVANRSQFAKSGLSMKAQALTPCVQSFCSALDTKLKAKLDDLLSYLPSDSSTPKEILGVQSRNSAFDRYADAGTVEELLRDHCITCIQYVLGCVREELQSAEDKLKGHTDALNDAKLNTVLFMARLCQSLGELCPHLKQCILGKSGSTENVMRETRSFKKLGKGKVQEVNPMQAKWQEVKEQLLQQSLFAYQIWSSTVIKVLVHRFTKTLLLDAAGSILATATNWDEIEIQEETETGSSITSKIRLPVQPSWYVQCLLFSLCQEVNRVGGHALPKRTLQLLLKTCLAEVLAGYEKLVEEKQEKKERTFPMTQNRALQLLYDLRYLNIVLTAKSEEAKTSRSKQDSRIEKVTDFLEANIDPFDLDVFTPHLNSSLNRLVQRTSVLFGLLTGAENQYTNRSNNLSSQEPYNILPLASSQIRFGLLPLSMSSSRKTKSAVKNPENQTQVPPPSVIRAEEETFRPGSLFRQLATEEEDTAAPSLFKLGWLSSMTK
- the COG1 gene encoding conserved oligomeric Golgi complex subunit 1 isoform X2, whose product is MAPSVAPSARKCRCPSRSRRRHPPDTSRAKGRSLASRDGRWPPRVAPKMAAAAAGPGLPRGTEAAALFEAHTTAELREVERRLRAGIEQKREELRQMVGERYRDLIEAADTIAEMRLSAEHLLGAVRGLQRGAPGPRGARGAQTMLHSQEKFYGTAAQIKLLLEIPEKIWSAMEASQYLRATHLYLLCCHLHSLLQLDSSSSRYSPILARFPILVRQVAAASHFRSTILHESKSLLKCQAVSDQAVAEALCSIMLLEDSSPRQALTDFLLARKSAVQQLLNQPHHGAGIKAQVCSLMELLTTTLYQAHALFYTLPEGVPSDPTLPCSLLFSMLETTTGQDPAGKGIKVLKEEMQLSSWFKYLPLSIVEFQPTLRTLAHPISQDYLRETLQKWINMCNEDIKSGLITLLGYVKSLKGLAGIRDAVWELLTGESMSQNWDTVCHRLLDKPISFWEDLLRQLFLDRLQTLTKEGFDSISSSSKQLLILALQELEVKSSTSTPSKHIQFEHNMALFLWSESPSDMPSDAAWVNVANRSQFAKSGLSMKAQALTPCVQSFCSALDTKLKAKLDDLLSYLPSDSSTPKEILGVQSRNSAFDRYADAGTVEELLRDHCITCIQYVLGCVREELQSAEDKLKGHTDALNDAKLNTVLFMARLCQSLGELCPHLKQCILGKSGSTENVMRETRSFKKLGKGKVQEVNPMQAKWQEVKEQLLQQSLFAYQIWSSTVIKVLVHRFTKTLLLDAAGSILATATNWDEIEIQEETETGSSITSKIRLPVQPSWYVQCLLFSLCQEVNRVGGHALPKRTLQLLLKTCLAEVLAGYEKLVEEKQEKKERTFPMTQNRALQLLYDLRYLNIVLTAKSEEAKTSRSKQDSRIEKVTDFLEANIDPFDLDVFTPHLNSSLNRLVQRTSVLFGLLTGAENQYTNRSNNLSSQEPYNILPLASSQIRFGLLPLSMSSSRKTKSAVKNPENQTQYDGDPYS